A stretch of the uncultured Desulfobacter sp. genome encodes the following:
- a CDS encoding succinate dehydrogenase/fumarate reductase iron-sulfur subunit, whose protein sequence is MEEKFLNLTLKVWRQKRGEKKGKIETYQAKHISTDASFLEMLDIVNDDLTVKGIEPIAFDHDCREGICGMCGQVVNGYAHGSEKGTTLCQFHMRRFKDGDTIFIEPFRAKAFKVIKDLVVDRSAFDKIIQAGGYITAKAGGAPEANNLPITYETCDLSMSAAECIGCGACVAACPNASAMLFVSAKISHLALLPQGRPEAAKRALAMVRTMDACGFGNCSNERECENSCPKNISITNIARLNREFLSAGVCSTAM, encoded by the coding sequence ATGGAAGAAAAATTTTTAAATCTGACACTAAAGGTGTGGCGCCAGAAACGGGGTGAGAAAAAAGGTAAAATTGAAACCTATCAGGCCAAACATATTTCCACTGACGCCTCTTTTCTGGAAATGCTTGATATTGTAAATGATGATCTTACAGTTAAAGGCATAGAGCCCATCGCCTTCGATCATGATTGCCGCGAGGGTATTTGCGGTATGTGCGGCCAGGTTGTAAACGGGTATGCTCACGGATCAGAGAAGGGCACGACCCTTTGCCAGTTTCACATGAGACGGTTCAAAGATGGCGATACAATTTTTATTGAACCTTTCAGAGCCAAAGCGTTTAAGGTAATCAAAGACCTTGTTGTTGACAGAAGTGCCTTTGACAAAATTATCCAGGCTGGCGGTTATATCACTGCTAAAGCTGGTGGTGCTCCCGAAGCAAATAATTTACCGATTACCTATGAAACTTGTGACCTTTCCATGAGTGCAGCAGAATGTATTGGCTGCGGCGCATGTGTTGCTGCATGCCCGAATGCTTCTGCAATGCTGTTTGTCAGCGCTAAGATTTCCCATCTTGCTCTGCTTCCCCAGGGTAGACCTGAGGCTGCTAAACGCGCATTGGCTATGGTAAGAACCATGGATGCATGTGGTTTTGGTAACTGCTCAAATGAAAGAGAATGCGAAAACTCATGTCCTAAAAACATTTCTATTACAAATATTGCTCGTCTGAACAGAGAGTTCCTGTCCGCAGGCGTTTGCTCTACAGCAATGTAA
- a CDS encoding fumarate reductase/succinate dehydrogenase flavoprotein subunit, protein MQLNSNVPSGPLETKWERYKFDLKRVNPANKRKFEIIVVGTGLAGGSAAATLADLGYHVKNFCIQDSPRRAHSIAAQGGINAAKNYPGDGDSIWNLFYDTIKGGDYRAREANVYRLAENANKIIDHCVATGVPFAREYGGLLANRSFGGAQVSRTFYARGQTGQQLLLGVYGQLSRQIGLGGVEMYNRRDILDIVIVDGCARGVVCRNLITGEIESHSAHAVVLATGGYDNVYFLTTSGMHSNVSACWAAYKKGAAFANPCYTQIHPTCITVHGDYQSKLTLMSESLRNDGRVWAPIKKGDTRSPDQIPENERDYYLERKYPSFGNLVPRDVASRNAKIACDEGRGVGNTGLAVYLDFSDAIKRDGEDVIRAKYGNLFQMYDKIQDEDPYKVPMKIYPAIHYVMGGTWVDYNLMTTRDGLFCLGGANFSDHGANRLGASALMQGLSDGYFVLPYTIGGYLATQSLADVNTSHQAFKDSEKQLTEKIDKLMNIKGKRTVDDIHKELGLIMWDHCGMARTDAGLKDGIQKIQALREEFWENVDVTGSSKDFNQTLEKGYRLADYLEFGELLARDALMRTESCGGHFREESQTEENEAKRDDENFCHVAAWEYAGEGKDPIRNEEPLVFENVKLTQRSYK, encoded by the coding sequence ATGCAATTAAATTCCAATGTCCCGTCAGGTCCTCTCGAGACCAAATGGGAAAGATATAAATTTGATTTAAAACGAGTCAATCCTGCAAATAAAAGAAAATTTGAAATCATCGTTGTGGGAACAGGCCTTGCCGGTGGTTCTGCAGCGGCAACTTTGGCTGACCTTGGGTACCATGTAAAAAATTTCTGCATCCAGGACAGCCCGAGAAGAGCACATAGTATTGCTGCCCAGGGCGGTATCAACGCAGCAAAAAACTATCCTGGTGACGGTGACAGTATCTGGAACCTTTTCTATGATACAATCAAGGGCGGTGATTATCGTGCAAGAGAAGCAAATGTTTACCGTCTTGCCGAGAATGCCAATAAAATTATTGACCACTGTGTTGCCACAGGGGTTCCCTTTGCAAGAGAATACGGCGGACTCCTTGCCAACCGGTCATTCGGTGGTGCCCAGGTTTCCCGTACCTTTTATGCCAGAGGACAGACGGGGCAGCAGCTGCTGCTCGGCGTTTACGGTCAGTTAAGCCGTCAGATCGGTCTTGGCGGTGTGGAGATGTACAACAGGCGTGATATCCTTGACATCGTTATCGTCGATGGTTGCGCCAGAGGTGTTGTCTGCCGTAACCTGATAACAGGTGAAATCGAAAGCCATTCAGCCCATGCCGTAGTTCTGGCCACAGGCGGATATGACAATGTATACTTTCTGACCACCAGTGGTATGCACTCCAATGTCTCTGCATGCTGGGCCGCTTACAAAAAAGGCGCCGCCTTTGCCAACCCATGTTACACCCAGATCCATCCCACATGTATTACCGTGCATGGAGACTATCAGTCTAAACTGACGCTGATGAGTGAGAGTCTTAGAAATGACGGTAGAGTTTGGGCGCCAATCAAAAAAGGCGATACCCGTAGCCCCGATCAAATTCCTGAAAACGAAAGAGATTACTACCTGGAACGTAAATATCCAAGTTTCGGTAACCTGGTTCCCCGCGATGTGGCATCCCGTAATGCAAAAATTGCATGCGACGAAGGCAGGGGTGTTGGTAACACAGGTCTTGCTGTATATCTGGATTTCAGCGATGCGATCAAACGTGACGGCGAAGATGTCATCCGTGCTAAATACGGCAACCTCTTCCAGATGTATGATAAGATTCAGGACGAGGATCCGTACAAAGTGCCCATGAAGATCTATCCTGCCATCCATTATGTAATGGGCGGCACCTGGGTTGACTATAACCTCATGACAACCCGTGACGGTCTGTTCTGTCTGGGCGGCGCCAACTTCTCCGACCACGGCGCAAACCGTCTTGGTGCAAGTGCATTGATGCAGGGCCTTTCAGACGGATACTTTGTTCTGCCCTATACCATCGGCGGATACCTGGCAACCCAGTCCCTGGCTGATGTAAACACGTCTCACCAGGCGTTTAAAGATTCAGAAAAGCAGCTGACTGAAAAAATAGACAAGCTGATGAACATCAAGGGTAAGAGAACGGTTGATGATATTCACAAAGAGCTTGGCCTGATTATGTGGGATCACTGTGGCATGGCCCGTACTGACGCAGGGCTGAAAGACGGGATCCAGAAGATTCAAGCACTTCGTGAAGAATTCTGGGAGAATGTTGATGTTACAGGTAGCAGCAAAGATTTTAACCAGACTCTGGAAAAAGGCTACAGACTTGCTGATTACCTCGAATTCGGAGAGCTTCTGGCTCGTGATGCGCTGATGCGTACAGAATCCTGTGGCGGTCATTTCCGGGAAGAGTCCCAGACAGAAGAGAACGAAGCCAAGAGAGATGATGAAAATTTCTGCCATGTAGCTGCTTGGGAATATGCAGGTGAAGGTAAAGACCCGATTCGGAACGAAGAGCCACTTGTTTTTGAGAATGTGAAATTAACGCAAAGGAGCTACAAGTGA
- a CDS encoding succinate dehydrogenase cytochrome b subunit, which produces MNWLVRTFSCSVAKKQFMAVTGLAFCLFLTTHLIGNLFVYGGKDAFNAYVEHLHALGVLVHIAEAGLIVFALIHIGTAIILYFQNLAARPVKYKKKSNAGGRTLASATMPYTGLFILVFIVVHLVGLKFADHSTTTTFDLTAMVLSQPAVLVFYIVSMVVVAFHVNHGFWSAFQSFGASHPKYMPIVRGFGILFSLVVGVGFGFIPIALNMIS; this is translated from the coding sequence ATGAACTGGCTGGTACGAACTTTTAGCTGCTCTGTAGCCAAGAAGCAGTTTATGGCAGTAACCGGTCTCGCTTTCTGCCTTTTTCTGACAACTCACCTCATCGGCAATTTGTTTGTTTATGGCGGAAAAGATGCCTTTAATGCCTATGTTGAGCATCTGCATGCACTTGGGGTTCTTGTCCACATTGCTGAAGCAGGTTTGATTGTTTTTGCTCTGATTCACATTGGCACCGCAATTATTCTCTACTTTCAAAACCTTGCTGCAAGACCTGTTAAGTATAAGAAAAAGAGTAACGCAGGCGGCCGGACACTGGCATCGGCCACTATGCCCTACACAGGTCTTTTTATATTGGTTTTTATAGTGGTACACCTTGTTGGTCTTAAATTCGCCGATCATTCTACTACTACAACATTTGATCTCACCGCTATGGTCCTTTCTCAGCCTGCGGTACTTGTGTTCTATATCGTATCAATGGTAGTGGTTGCATTTCATGTAAATCATGGTTTTTGGAGTGCTTTCCAGTCCTTTGGCGCCAGTCATCCGAAATATATGCCCATAGTTAGAGGTTTCGGCATTCTTTTCAGTTTGGTTGTTGGTGTGGGCTTTGGTTTTATTCCAATTGCTTTAAATATGATCTCATAG
- a CDS encoding DUF2333 family protein, whose amino-acid sequence MEDAKNAANSGDAVKKKSFLIKILISKWFILTVFILAISGYAAWWGMDWWKDFSAKRGEKAHETHVAQKTDTGHDTLSVLEENTHGALSTNDAHSTNNTLNTHNTQNAHDALATHNALTTHDTQATHGSAMQKQDSHGTTEHAVEPQKDTTLHTTVKNKHVNENKTASHASETPATDHGTSHAAPVRTGPRGVAFVEACIKPLDYELNHRFLGWRPNDIIRIADNIKYLQLGVLEVTRRTAVALAENLSRTGSTDAYVPSLEYAMNSFMIKPTELMFPSAEGKYQEGLDGWRNYQEMLLRGEARFYRRVDNLVPLLKAYESILGSCDENLVKKPGELSTFKADDVFYYAKGVAIAMGTILGAVAVDCDDTIGSVQGMDVIHHAVEALHHASSLDPWIVFEGSPDGILANHRANIAAPISHARFYLDVLSRSLTGNL is encoded by the coding sequence ATGGAAGATGCGAAGAATGCTGCCAACAGTGGAGACGCGGTAAAGAAAAAGAGTTTTTTGATAAAGATACTTATATCCAAATGGTTTATTCTCACAGTGTTTATCCTGGCTATTTCCGGGTATGCTGCATGGTGGGGCATGGATTGGTGGAAGGATTTTTCGGCAAAAAGGGGTGAAAAAGCCCATGAGACCCATGTTGCCCAGAAAACGGACACGGGCCATGACACGCTCAGTGTGCTGGAGGAAAATACGCATGGTGCTCTATCTACGAATGATGCCCATAGCACTAATAATACCCTAAACACGCATAATACCCAGAATGCTCATGATGCGTTGGCCACACATAATGCGCTGACTACACATGACACCCAGGCCACGCATGGATCCGCTATGCAAAAACAGGATTCCCATGGCACCACCGAGCATGCGGTCGAGCCTCAAAAAGACACTACCCTTCATACGACTGTCAAAAATAAGCATGTCAATGAAAATAAAACAGCCTCTCATGCATCTGAAACACCGGCCACAGATCATGGTACTTCACATGCTGCACCGGTGCGCACAGGTCCACGCGGTGTAGCCTTTGTGGAAGCCTGTATCAAGCCCCTTGACTATGAATTAAACCACAGATTTTTGGGCTGGCGCCCCAATGATATTATTAGAATTGCCGATAATATTAAGTATTTGCAATTGGGCGTTTTGGAAGTAACCCGCAGGACAGCTGTGGCTTTAGCCGAGAATCTGTCCCGTACCGGAAGCACTGACGCCTATGTTCCAAGTCTGGAATATGCCATGAACTCTTTCATGATTAAACCCACAGAGTTAATGTTTCCTTCGGCAGAAGGCAAATATCAGGAGGGCTTGGATGGATGGCGAAATTATCAGGAGATGCTGCTGAGAGGGGAGGCGCGTTTTTACCGGCGTGTGGATAACCTGGTCCCCCTGCTTAAGGCATATGAAAGTATCCTGGGCAGTTGCGATGAAAATTTGGTCAAGAAGCCGGGAGAGCTCAGCACCTTTAAAGCCGATGATGTCTTTTATTATGCAAAAGGTGTGGCGATTGCCATGGGTACGATCCTCGGTGCGGTGGCTGTGGATTGTGACGATACGATTGGGTCAGTTCAGGGCATGGATGTGATCCATCATGCGGTTGAAGCCCTTCATCATGCTTCGAGCCTGGATCCCTGGATTGTTTTTGAAGGTAGTCCGGACGGGATATTGGCCAACCATCGGGCCAACATCGCCGCTCCAATCAGTCATGCCCGATTCTATCTGGACGTACTATCCAGATCACTGACAGGCAACTTGTAA
- a CDS encoding DUF294 nucleotidyltransferase-like domain-containing protein: MSKEESLQFFSNSISSVIRKNVLFCSAKKPIKEAAILMKQHRCSSILIEQEGKFIGIATDQDFRNKVVAADINNSNPISEIMSYPLISMSEHSSVFEAFIKIMKTGVKHLAVINNENDAIGVVTNSDLINAQGKLPFLFIKEINKATTYEEISKKQKQLPQSIYTLINEGAKAQNINNFVTAITDTILEKLIQFAIQKIGQPPVKFAFMVMGSEGRKEQTLKTDQDNAIIFEDVNEKDLESVNSYFLKLGEHVCNMLDQTGYDFCKGNIMAKNQKWCQPFSIWQKYFNKWIYNASPETLLKTSIFFDFRLGYGDISLVNKLRASLFDYLDDRKVFFRYMAENTSHFRVPIGFWGNFIVESKGELKNTFDIKKPMMLVVDFARIYALQNKISATNTMERLELLYKKKIINESDFNDMSHSYSYMMNLRFINQINRIINEARDPNNYINPKKLSRIDQKTLKEVFKKIEERANLQQEFLTAM, translated from the coding sequence ATGAGCAAGGAAGAGTCATTACAATTTTTCAGTAATTCTATATCAAGCGTGATAAGAAAAAATGTACTTTTCTGCAGTGCAAAAAAACCCATTAAAGAAGCCGCTATTTTAATGAAACAGCATCGATGCAGTTCTATTCTTATAGAGCAGGAAGGCAAATTCATAGGTATAGCCACAGATCAGGACTTTAGAAATAAAGTTGTGGCAGCGGATATAAATAATTCAAATCCAATTTCTGAAATAATGTCGTATCCTTTAATAAGCATGTCCGAACATTCAAGTGTTTTCGAAGCATTCATCAAAATAATGAAAACAGGCGTAAAACATTTAGCTGTAATTAACAACGAAAATGATGCAATAGGTGTGGTTACAAACAGCGATCTTATAAATGCCCAAGGCAAATTGCCTTTCTTATTCATAAAAGAAATAAATAAGGCTACAACCTATGAAGAAATATCAAAAAAACAAAAACAGTTGCCCCAAAGCATTTATACGTTAATAAATGAAGGTGCAAAAGCTCAAAACATAAATAATTTTGTTACAGCCATAACTGATACTATCTTAGAAAAACTGATACAATTTGCTATTCAAAAGATAGGACAACCGCCTGTCAAATTCGCCTTTATGGTAATGGGAAGCGAAGGAAGAAAAGAACAGACACTTAAAACAGACCAGGATAATGCCATTATTTTTGAAGATGTAAATGAAAAAGACTTAGAATCCGTAAATTCATATTTTTTAAAATTAGGCGAACACGTATGTAATATGCTTGATCAAACAGGGTATGATTTTTGTAAAGGTAATATAATGGCAAAAAATCAAAAATGGTGTCAGCCTTTTTCCATATGGCAGAAATATTTTAACAAATGGATCTATAATGCAAGCCCTGAAACACTTCTCAAAACAAGCATCTTTTTTGATTTTCGTTTAGGGTATGGAGATATCAGTTTAGTAAATAAGCTGAGAGCCTCTCTTTTTGATTATTTAGACGATCGAAAGGTTTTTTTTAGATATATGGCTGAAAACACATCTCACTTTAGAGTACCTATTGGCTTTTGGGGTAATTTTATTGTTGAATCTAAAGGTGAATTAAAAAATACGTTTGACATCAAAAAACCGATGATGCTTGTGGTGGATTTTGCAAGAATATATGCGCTTCAAAATAAAATATCTGCTACAAATACGATGGAACGATTGGAGTTATTATACAAAAAAAAGATAATAAACGAATCTGATTTTAATGATATGAGTCATTCTTATAGCTATATGATGAATTTAAGATTTATCAATCAAATAAATCGTATCATCAATGAAGCAAGAGACCCCAATAATTATATTAACCCCAAAAAGCTATCAAGAATTGATCAAAAAACCTTGAAAGAAGTATTCAAAAAAATAGAAGAAAGGGCAAACCTTCAACAGGAATTTTTAACAGCAATGTAA
- a CDS encoding DUF294 nucleotidyltransferase-like domain-containing protein gives MSNKVIRKFFFSIIVPSILTILLFISSMYLILIPSFEENMMNKKKEMIRELTNTAWSLIKEYDDEYKNSLITLEQAKRLASKKIEKMRYGVQGKDYFWISDMNAVMVMHPYRPELNNKMLDNYKDPNGVRLFVEAITVVKTQGEGFINYMWQWKDDSSQIVPKLSYVKGFKKWEWIIGTGIYLDDVQAEIGALKGRLTRVSLFISAVVILILSFIILQSLKIEARRKMAEDDLLQSRQKYKTLVETSSEGTIMIKDSRIIFSNHMFEQLTGKTHQEIIASKFEDFFSIGWEEVLKSCEKTNKSISIETQVKQGEAVFHDVVISVTRILFEEQEAFVVVTKNVSRKKQTEKIVHNLSSELQSSLILMNQPISQFVKPIVKSNLQTTVAEAALLMDRKKMNLIFIADNDKMLGVVDDSDLRKRVLAKGKDGKCPLVEVMTAPIICISNTALLYQVVLEFRKQNISHLAVKSENNKIIGVLSRKDILEIQHNSLSYILSEIEYAEDVHELKKIYDKIPILVNALLESGNKTELITHIITSVSDAMTNRIIAFALEDHGEPPSRFAFVALGSEGRKEQTIATDQDNAIIFEDVQENNVQKSKNYFLKFAETVNDHLAHVGYELCIGEIMAKNPKYTLTLSDWKKQFTGWINTPEAQNIIDTAVFFDFRCIYGDSFFTDELRKHINLLIDKKAIFVFHLAQTVIQYRSPLNIFGNIAGGDSETFDIKKILVPVITFIKVFSLQRKIAETNTLQRLEQLLNQNVIQKSMYGELKQAYNFLMGLRFHTQTNALKEFRKPDNTINFKSLTEIEKSTLKNVYSLISDMQTKLNLEFKGR, from the coding sequence ATGTCAAACAAAGTCATAAGAAAATTCTTTTTCTCTATTATCGTCCCGTCCATACTTACTATTTTGCTTTTTATCTCCTCGATGTACCTTATCCTAATACCATCATTTGAAGAAAATATGATGAACAAAAAAAAGGAAATGATCCGGGAGCTTACCAACACCGCTTGGAGTTTAATAAAAGAATATGACGACGAATACAAAAATTCCTTGATCACCCTTGAGCAAGCAAAACGCCTTGCGTCAAAAAAAATTGAAAAGATGAGATATGGTGTCCAGGGGAAAGATTATTTTTGGATTAGCGACATGAACGCAGTTATGGTCATGCACCCCTATCGTCCCGAACTGAACAATAAAATGCTGGATAACTATAAGGATCCCAATGGGGTCAGGCTGTTTGTTGAAGCAATTACGGTTGTAAAAACACAGGGCGAAGGATTTATTAACTACATGTGGCAATGGAAAGATGATTCTTCTCAAATTGTGCCAAAGTTATCTTATGTAAAGGGTTTTAAAAAGTGGGAATGGATTATAGGCACCGGTATTTATCTGGATGATGTACAAGCTGAAATCGGTGCTTTAAAAGGAAGATTAACAAGGGTTTCACTGTTTATATCAGCAGTCGTTATCTTGATCCTCTCTTTTATAATTTTACAAAGCCTTAAAATTGAAGCCAGGCGAAAAATGGCCGAAGATGATCTTTTACAATCAAGGCAAAAATACAAAACGCTTGTGGAAACTTCATCAGAAGGAACAATAATGATCAAAGACAGCAGGATCATTTTTTCCAATCACATGTTTGAACAACTTACTGGAAAAACGCATCAGGAGATTATTGCGTCTAAATTTGAAGATTTTTTCAGCATCGGGTGGGAAGAGGTCTTAAAGTCATGCGAAAAAACCAATAAATCCATTTCAATTGAAACCCAGGTAAAGCAAGGGGAAGCAGTCTTCCACGATGTCGTGATATCGGTTACAAGAATTTTATTTGAGGAACAAGAAGCTTTTGTTGTGGTCACAAAAAATGTATCTCGAAAAAAACAAACAGAAAAAATTGTCCATAATTTAAGCAGCGAACTTCAAAGTTCCCTGATATTAATGAACCAGCCCATTTCTCAATTTGTGAAGCCGATTGTAAAGAGCAATCTGCAAACAACAGTCGCTGAAGCTGCCTTATTAATGGATCGGAAAAAGATGAATCTCATTTTTATTGCCGATAATGATAAAATGCTTGGCGTTGTTGATGATAGTGACCTGCGCAAAAGAGTTCTGGCAAAAGGAAAAGATGGAAAGTGCCCACTTGTGGAAGTGATGACTGCGCCAATTATTTGTATTTCAAATACTGCATTGCTTTACCAGGTTGTTTTGGAATTCAGAAAACAAAACATCAGCCATCTGGCTGTGAAAAGCGAAAATAATAAAATTATCGGTGTCCTCAGCCGCAAAGATATACTTGAAATCCAGCATAATTCGTTGAGTTACATATTAAGTGAAATTGAATATGCCGAGGATGTTCATGAACTTAAGAAGATATATGATAAGATCCCGATTCTTGTTAATGCATTATTGGAAAGTGGAAATAAAACAGAATTGATAACCCATATCATCACATCAGTATCCGATGCGATGACAAATCGTATCATCGCTTTTGCTCTGGAAGACCATGGGGAACCACCTTCCCGGTTTGCTTTTGTTGCTTTGGGAAGCGAAGGAAGAAAAGAACAAACCATTGCCACCGACCAGGATAATGCCATTATTTTTGAAGATGTCCAGGAAAATAATGTTCAGAAAAGTAAAAATTATTTTTTGAAATTTGCTGAAACTGTGAACGATCACCTGGCCCATGTTGGATATGAGCTCTGTATAGGTGAGATAATGGCCAAAAATCCAAAATATACGTTAACCTTATCGGATTGGAAAAAGCAATTTACAGGCTGGATTAACACACCTGAAGCACAAAACATAATAGACACTGCGGTTTTCTTTGATTTTCGGTGTATTTATGGGGATAGCTTTTTTACAGACGAATTGAGAAAACACATTAACCTGCTTATTGATAAAAAAGCCATTTTTGTTTTTCACCTTGCCCAAACGGTTATTCAGTATCGGTCCCCGTTAAACATTTTTGGAAATATTGCCGGAGGTGATAGCGAAACATTTGATATTAAAAAAATACTTGTTCCGGTGATTACGTTTATTAAAGTTTTTTCCCTGCAACGCAAAATTGCTGAAACCAATACCCTGCAACGACTTGAGCAATTACTAAATCAAAACGTGATTCAAAAATCCATGTATGGAGAATTAAAACAAGCTTACAATTTTTTAATGGGATTACGTTTTCACACCCAAACCAATGCATTAAAAGAATTCAGAAAGCCTGACAATACAATCAATTTTAAAAGTTTAACCGAAATTGAGAAGTCAACTTTAAAAAATGTCTATTCCTTAATTTCTGATATGCAGACAAAACTGAATTTGGAATTTAAGGGGCGCTAA
- a CDS encoding dynamin family protein has product MDRENYMNALREDIVDTITRHLTPVAQRYGYSDMPLETNVKWRPMVLVIGNYSSGKSSLINEFLGAKIQDTGQAPTDDSFTVLTYDDSVPETEGIQVVEQRDGKSLLNDPEYPFSTLRKHGQRFAAHFQLKKINSPFLKNLAIIDTPGMLDSISERDRGYDYQEVLGDLAQKAGLVLVLFDAHKAGTVREAYKSIRETLTAHTFEDRIIFVLNRIDECTTFNDLLRVYGTLCWNLSQITGRKDIPMIRMTYSSNAAAISNAASPEFLPLLENQREDLKQTILHTPLRRLDHLATYLEIHGERLAHYIEAIQAFGLEFQRFRIQKICIGLLLSLLGGGLVAFALMMLVGMADPTVLSSAGGITAGLIMILWMAFPQKKLESKFRNTRLADLDTLTPITDQTRKDSWGAIRDLVYEHLRANKGDYTLYDLKLDLFNIREINEDATHEIREALSGFRGKSEDDLKEWRKKRSARENEKHDLPWQDVII; this is encoded by the coding sequence ATGGATCGTGAAAATTATATGAATGCCCTTCGGGAAGATATCGTGGATACCATAACCCGGCACTTGACACCGGTAGCCCAGCGCTACGGCTACAGCGATATGCCTCTGGAGACCAATGTGAAATGGCGTCCCATGGTGCTGGTGATCGGTAATTATTCTTCTGGTAAATCTTCCTTGATCAATGAATTTTTAGGCGCAAAGATTCAGGATACAGGTCAGGCCCCTACAGATGACTCCTTCACTGTACTGACTTATGATGATTCCGTGCCGGAGACAGAAGGGATACAGGTGGTGGAACAGCGAGACGGCAAAAGTCTGCTTAATGATCCAGAATACCCCTTTTCCACACTCCGCAAACATGGCCAGCGTTTCGCGGCCCATTTTCAGCTTAAAAAAATAAACTCGCCTTTTTTGAAGAATTTGGCCATCATTGATACACCCGGCATGTTAGACAGCATTTCCGAGCGGGACCGGGGATATGATTATCAAGAGGTTCTCGGAGATTTGGCACAGAAAGCAGGGCTTGTTTTGGTTCTGTTTGATGCCCACAAGGCCGGAACAGTACGGGAGGCGTATAAAAGCATTCGGGAAACCCTGACCGCTCATACATTTGAAGACCGGATCATTTTTGTGCTCAATCGTATTGATGAATGCACCACCTTTAATGATCTGTTGCGGGTGTACGGGACCCTGTGCTGGAATTTGTCCCAGATTACCGGGCGAAAGGATATCCCTATGATCCGGATGACCTATTCTTCAAATGCGGCGGCAATAAGTAACGCAGCTTCGCCTGAGTTTCTCCCTCTCCTTGAAAATCAGCGGGAGGATCTCAAGCAGACCATTTTGCATACCCCTTTGCGCAGGCTGGATCATTTGGCCACATATTTGGAGATTCACGGTGAGCGCTTGGCCCATTATATTGAAGCGATTCAAGCCTTTGGGCTCGAGTTCCAAAGATTCCGTATACAAAAAATATGTATCGGGCTTTTGCTCAGCCTTCTTGGGGGAGGGCTGGTCGCCTTCGCCTTGATGATGCTGGTTGGAATGGCTGATCCCACAGTCCTGTCGTCGGCGGGGGGAATCACTGCCGGCTTGATTATGATTTTATGGATGGCATTTCCCCAGAAAAAGCTGGAATCAAAATTTCGTAACACCCGGCTGGCCGATCTTGATACCCTTACCCCGATTACCGATCAGACCCGCAAAGACAGTTGGGGCGCTATTCGGGATTTGGTATATGAGCATCTGAGAGCAAACAAAGGCGACTATACCCTTTATGACCTTAAACTAGATCTATTTAACATTCGGGAGATCAATGAAGACGCTACCCATGAAATTCGGGAAGCATTGAGCGGGTTCCGGGGCAAGTCTGAGGATGATTTGAAAGAATGGAGAAAAAAGCGTTCAGCCCGTGAAAACGAAAAACATGATTTGCCCTGGCAAGATGTTATTATTTAA